In Cryptomeria japonica chromosome 1, Sugi_1.0, whole genome shotgun sequence, the sequence TTCATATGTTTGGTTGCATTGAAATTAGCCCCTTTTGAAAACTCCTTGGATTCAGAGGAgacaatataattatattttatttcacATATGTATGTTCTCCAAGGCATGTCTTGGGGTAAAACAGGAAAATAATATATTTCATTCATTGTTCAGGTTCCGTCTCTTGAGCACAATGGCAAAGTCACAGGAGAGAGTTTGGATTTGCTTGAGTACATTGAAAACAATTTTGAAGGACCCAAACTCGCCCCAACGGTACATATAATGTTTCTGACTATTTGATCCGCTTTCAGTGATATTCCTTGTTAATAACTTAAATCTAAGATTGTTAAAGTCCTATAGTATAACATTTAAAGGATTATGTCTAACTTCATGTTCTTATGGGGCTGCTCAATTCTATTTTCTGCTTAATTTTAAACAGTTGGAGTGTTCTTTTGCTATTTAAGTGGAGCAGCTATTATTTAGGAATCGAAAATAAGCTATGGTAAAATAGGaggggctggaaataagcagcaACTGCACATTGCTAAAAATGTCACGTGGCTCCACAAatttgtttccctctttttttttttttaatattttaatagtgcttttttttaatattttaagagTGCATCAAATTGCTTTTGAAATCAATCGTATATGTTTTTCAATTGATGATTCAGATCACTTTCATTTTATTGACAGTAGATAATTGAATGTGATCTAAAACATCTTCCAGAAACAATCTGTTAAATACTACATAATCCGTCAGAAAACTCATGTCAATTAGTTTATCCATTTTTAAAATCTAAATCACCATATCTAAATGATTAAGAAAGTCTTaagaagtaaaacaatgaaaaattTACTCAATTTCAGGGAGACGGGAGATGTAGAACTCTGGCTTACAAGAAATTCCTTTTATTACTTTCAGAAGTTTTCACCTGAATCTTAAACATTGGTATTCATTGGAATTTTTCAGGAGGCTGAGAAAAAGGAGGCTGCAAATGAACTACTCGAATATTCAGGAACTTTCCAAAAAACCACCTTCATGGCATTGATCAAACCAGAAACCGAGGTAGCAGAAGCGACAGGTAAGAGGAACATTTTTTAACAAAAGAGATAATGACAATGAAAAAATTATAGGATGTTCTTGGTTGCGTATATGATAAGGAATCTGATGACTCAATTGACCTTTTGTTTTATCAACCATGGCAGCGCCTACTCTTGACTATTTGGAAAATGCTCTGGGAAAATTTTCTGATGGGCCATTCTTTTTGGGCGAATTTGGTGTGGTAAGCAGTATGTTTATTCAGTTTTGCATGAAACGATAAATTTGGGATTATGAGTTGTATATACTTATTGACAACTGTGAAATGCTGAATAAAACTAGGTGGACATTGCATATGCTGGTCTGTTTGAAAGATTTCAGATTGTATATCCTGCCCTAAAGAACTACGACATCACAATTGGCCGACCGAACCTATTGAAATGGATTCAGGCAAGAGCAAATTCTGCTGTATCTCAGCCTCTGTTATTACAAGGTGTAAACTCTTTTGTTCTATCAGTTGCCCTGTTGTGTGACATAATATTCTGGTATGACTACAGGAAGTGAACAAGATTGATGCATATACAAAAACAAAACCTAAACCTGAGGAAGTCGTAGAAACATACAAGATGATACTGGTTAGTCATCTACGATACTAACAAATTTGAATAAATTTTGGTCGGGCATTAATTTAATAGGAGAAAtgcaatatttttcaaatttccatatTGGAGTTTCGAAGTACGATACTAATTAGTCTTCTCTTCTGCAGGCTCGATTTCAGAAATAAATGGAGATTGAGGGTTACCAGTATTGGATAGGAAATTCCCTGATACATTTGATTCAGAGTAGATGCGGAAAGATTGGGCGTTCGATAATAAAGCTGCTCTCATGTTCATCATGTGGTGAATTATAAGACCGTAGTCTACAACGCTGGCAATTTAAAAATATATGTGTTTATTGTGGTTACAAATGTTTCTTATATTCACATCTGTAATGAACTTTAAGATGGACTTTTTTTGGTGGTGTTTTTTTCGCTCCTACTTTTGTAACTACTATTTTGtagtatccctatatgttctttagtgatatatttataaataaatgcaTGCAAGATTATTACGGTGAAAATAATATTATTCTATTGTGAATAGttgatttaaaataataataaatgttgtttttgtggatttttttaaatttttttgaggtTTAATTTTTAGAAGATTGTAATGTTCTCTTTTTAAGATATTTCTATATTTAGGCccacaaaataatattatttattaaaactGATATTACTAATATTAAGTAACAAGAAATtatcttaatttttaaattcatatataaaaGAAATCATAACATTTGGATGAATAAATCATAGCATGATTTATATTTGAATCCATACATCATAGTATATTCCTCATAGCAAATTAGATCACGAATATTTTGGAAATACTAGCATATCAAAAATTGCTAAGGTTGGTTGTCCTTGACTTGCCAAGAGCATGGAAGGTTGGTTGCCCTTCATCCCTCAGTTCACCTTGGAGGCTGGTCATCCTCTTCGACCAAGTTCAAGAGTATGGAAGGTTGGTCCAACCCATGTTTCAAAAGTATCAAAGGTTGGCCATCCATCCCCCCTTTTGGTCAACCCAACAAAAGCATGAAGGTGGGTCATCCTTTTTATTTGCACGACACTTCACAAATCAAGACATGATTTCTCAAGTAATTTGCTAGATCATTTTTGATTAAATACCTCTTGACGAGTTAATAAGTTTGTTCTCAAATGGTTGCAATAACTTAATtctgatatgtgtgtgtgtgtacatatatatgtgtgtttgtgtgcgTGTGTGGTACTCCCCTTACAAACCCaaacacacaacaacaacaacaataacataaataaacAGAAAATGTCAGAAATaaataatttctttattttatCCTAATGAAACGAGaattacaacattcaaaaaataacaTGCTAGAGCCACATGGGCTCAAAACATTACAAAGGAAATCAACTCTCTAAGAAAACCCTACAATTTGGAGCCAAAATGTGTATTGATAGAGTTGTCCCTTGTAAACCTTGGTTCACCTCTCTATTTAGCACCAATTACTACCTTAGATTGTTTTAGAAAGTGTAACTTTTCCTCTTTTTGGCATCTAATGATTCATTTCTTGCCTAGGTGGATTTTTATTGAAACTTGAGTTTTGGTGGCAGAACATTTGAAAACCATAACTTTTGACTtgagtatttgattttctattatgACATATCGTTGAAAAGCTAGCAAAAATATCTATGACAAAAATACATCTAAAGATCTATTTATTCAGATTTTAAATTTTTTCCAAAGCTTCCAAGGTCTTCAATTTGGACTTTGAAACTTCATTGGAGAAACTTCtcgagatgaaaactttaatatctttcaAACTATGTAagatattgagatgattctttcaccaatcattttatttttcaatttcactCCTTGGGGCTAGTTTTCACGTCCATATGAACCCAAATAGGCTGACTAACTAAAAAAAGTAGGTGAATATTTTTGGTCGTTTCAAGCTTTTGACTATCCTACACCTCGTATGTGTCATCATAAGCTCCAAAAAAACtaaacaaaactacaaaacaataggaaaatacaatatttttgggtgatgcaagattgcccttaCATCATTGGATGCTCATGCATTAGACACCTAGGGTaattttagaagtgaccttgtcacatCTCAGGTGTTTGAGGAAAACCAAGATAGTTAATCTCATCCATTGAcaaccatgatgaatcttcaacttgcATTCCTTTCTACTTGACCAAATACTCCTCATACTTCTTGTGTTCTTGTGCTTCTACCCACATGACTATCCAATATACATCTTCTATCTCCTTTTCTCAAGTAGCTATTGGAATATTCCACCATGCTTCTTTTGATTCATCTTCAATGCCTCCTTTATGAAATCTGTCAAATCTGAAATATTAAACACAAGTGAAATGTTAAGTCCACTTGGCAACTCTACCTCATAAGCGtttcccaaatcatgattttttaggattttgcatGGCCCAAGTTTCTTTATCCACAACTTATTATATGTTCCTATGGGAAAACTCTCTTTTCTTAGATGGACCATGACTTCATATCCATTCTGAAATTAGTTATATCTCCTCTTCTAATCTGCCTTAGCCTTGTACTGAATATTCATCTTGTTGATATGCTTTCTCACCTCTTCATGCAAATTCTTCAGTTTTTCTATAAAATATTCAACGTCAACACTCTTCTTTTCTCCATTATCTATCTTCCTTAACTCTGAAGAAATTCTTGGGCTACTTGTACAATTTTAAATGGTGATTTACCAATTCTCCTATTGAAAAAATTATTGTATTCAAACTCTTCCTATGGTAAAATCAAATCCCATCCCTTGGGCTTATCTTCTACTAATCATCTTAGTAAGTTGTCCAAACTCCTATCCACTACTTTTATCTTCCCATCAGTTTTTGGATGGTATATTGAACTCAACTTTGAATTTGTCTTCAATTTTTTCCACATTGACCTCTAGAAACAATGAATAAACTTGGTATCTTGAGCTGCAACTATGCTCTTTGGTAGACCAAGAAGTCTCACATCCTCTTTGAAAAGTAACTTTGCAACATGAACAAAACCATTATTCTTCCTACAAGGAATAAAATGTACCCCATTTGAGAATCTATCTTAGTCCACAAAAATATAATCATGTCATCTCTTAGTCCTTGGCAACCAAAGAACAATATCTATATTAACATCCTTCCATGGCTTCTTTGACATATGTTAGATGGTACAACCCTGTATTCTACCTAGTTCCTTTTGCCATTTGACATATTCTACAACTCTGCACGAATTTCTTTACATCTCACTGCAATTGTGGCTAGTAGTAAAGTTCTCCAACAAGTGCAAAGGTCTTACCATGACCAAAAATTCATGTGAgtcctccacaatgcttctccttaATCATGTTCTCTCTCATGGAATTTCTTAGAATGCATAATTGACTTCCTCTAAAAAACATATCATCTTAGATTATGTAATCCAACCACTTTGTTCTATCCAATGTCACTAGCTCCATACAAGCTTTCTAGGTTTCTCCAAAATCAAGATCCTCTTAATACAAACTCTTGAGTTCATTGAACCTAACCACTTCAACTTACATTTTTGTCAATAAATTtttcctcctacttaaggcatctacaaATCTATTAGATTTTCCATTCTCATGCTTCAAAATAAATGTATGAATTTACAAAAAATTAACCCATTTCAAATGTCTTTGATTTATCTTCCCTTGACTATTCAATTATTGTAAAGCTTGatgatttataaataaaattaaatctcTAGGAAAAAGATAATGCCTTCATTTCTTTAATGATTGAACTATGTCATGAAACTCCTAATCATAGTCAAAATACttcttctttgcatcattcaacttttcattgaaataagcaatggtttttcccttcttggctcaaaacaacTCCTATGGCATTGCCACTAGtgtcacaatctacttgaaatagcTAAAATTTGGAAGTGCCAAAACAAGTTTCTCTATAGATTTCTGCTTCAACATATGAAAACTCTTTGATGCTCCTATAGTCCACTTAAGCTCATTTCTATCCCTTCTCATTGTTTCACTTAGGGGTGTGCAAATACCAT encodes:
- the LOC131060923 gene encoding protein IN2-1 homolog B isoform X2, producing MAALDVIPPVLDSKSEPPTLFDGTTRLYISLTCPFAQRAWVARNYKGLYDIQLVAIDLQDKPAWYKEKVYPPGSVPSLEHNGKVTGESLDLLEYIENNFEGPKLAPTEAEKKEAANELLEYSGTFQKTTFMALIKPETEVAEATAPTLDYLENALGKFSDGPFFLGEFGVVDIAYAGLFERFQIVYPALKNYDITIGRPNLLKWIQEVNKIDAYTKTKPKPEEVVETYKMILARFQK
- the LOC131060923 gene encoding protein IN2-1 homolog B isoform X1, translated to MSIFKGLSSPSLRCVAGSELRFGNLFCRKIYNTSLKTDMAALDVIPPVLDSKSEPPTLFDGTTRLYISLTCPFAQRAWVARNYKGLYDIQLVAIDLQDKPAWYKEKVYPPGSVPSLEHNGKVTGESLDLLEYIENNFEGPKLAPTEAEKKEAANELLEYSGTFQKTTFMALIKPETEVAEATAPTLDYLENALGKFSDGPFFLGEFGVVDIAYAGLFERFQIVYPALKNYDITIGRPNLLKWIQEVNKIDAYTKTKPKPEEVVETYKMILARFQK